A window of Calliopsis andreniformis isolate RMS-2024a chromosome 3, iyCalAndr_principal, whole genome shotgun sequence contains these coding sequences:
- the Polybromo gene encoding protein polybromo isoform X1 has protein sequence MNKRRRTSSVASRGTEDDGDDIPPEPTKRRKKLDPSDLCQQLYDVLRNQKREDGTLLCDAFIRVPKRRQEPGYYEVVTNPIDLLKVQQKLKTDEYRDMDDLAADIQLMVNNAKAFYMRTSPEYKDATELWELCVNTKNRIMEEYEDPEPKGKLILKVGRLARKATTKQDDAEDTSESSTNPDEETMQLFEDLFAAVMTATDPADNNRPLHTMFQLKPSKKLYPEYYDVIETPVDLKTVARKIQEGVYSCVADMEKDLMLMCRNACQFNEPGSQIYKDAKLLKKIITAAARKQDSGLSSSIPKIATTAPSTRSKRGSRTMAQSLIAQTASLPDEDEESDDEDEEPAETEEADNPQWQLFQTIRTAPNNQGVRMSEYFWKLPPKRLYPDYYKMIKNPISLLQIRTKIKKGQYGTVSEVAGDMNIMFENAKKYNIHTSRLYKCAVKLQKIMQEKVQELLEFDQDSDSDSEFENSSHQPKLIKRASNLLTRGKYKDNIPLKKRLYALVKCVMEYVCEDGRQPMLMFMEKPSKKLYPDYYQVIAEPIDMLAIEANIKAEKYQSENELIQDFKLMFNNCRQYNEEGSLIYEDANTLEKVLMDKVKELGPLPETPKPTKSSASTPTRNVGRPKKVVPLHLQKLKTMYDTIKDYHDAKGRQLSLIFMKLPNKNEYPDYYEVIKQPMNMEKIASTLKNNGYDNLDELVSDFILMFDNACKYNEPDSQIYKDALILQRLVLQTKLQLSEDDESVPDVSAAIQEILATIFTALYNHQDEEGRCYSDSMAELPEHDIVDGKKVRGLSLDLIKRRLDRGVYKRLDRFQEDVFTCLERARRLSRTDSQPFEDSVELQAFFLRTRDEVTRGGDLLHSPALNYTLLDLSAQVAELKRVKQQQELTLPNEEESCDGNDTKDSETNANTEGSNSDNGGSMSFNQEVYRAGDFAYIEPTERGMEYSVVLIERLWTNAEGQQMLYGNLFYRPSETYHVASRKFLDKELFKSDAHVAVPLSKVAGRCCVLSVKDYFRMQPEGFLEKDVYVCESRYSTKARAFKKIKVWNFDPDHLKLVSRDKPLEPKRVISVYKERLEKHKEEIAELEEGEKPTEKERPNVIVYNPDDTENTYYEQYNTCAGSVKTGDFVYVATDGGRQQIAQIDAIWSTKDGKCYFKGPWLLMPAEVPHTPTKLFYKQELFLSTVDGTHPIVAIVGKCSVLDYGEYICSRPTEIPEDDIYICESLYDESKNLMKKLGQEGLKKFSHSTAVTEDEIYFFRRPINPAKVPGDVAQTQNQVKSVTPSSTQFEMEASPLLPKLEPDVLGMGVGLGVGVGVGVGEDSMDAGGPPSVGSAEAQPVLSNTQTPVSTKKKTAGKKLVTGYILYSSKMRTQITQNNPESSFGEISRIVGNEWRKLPAGEKQAWEERAIKMNEDGGQLKGTSVSVGTNSVQDVVYECCWDNCDWQFEDMTDCIDHCIAEQNGHVQSSFANASNDVEFQCQWRGCGRTKKSVPPFPSVQRLARHVKEVHILKSNGRIIPPSERSKNYMASKGPTILPPMETETSAAATQTSNVPATKQPEPMFVAVPPRPSRVLHSDAYLRYIEALNVENRYISNWDKQMNANSDNTQIPDVTKLPAEWLGNGVGNHGNVVNALWTLRNMMMRDVLAINKTL, from the exons ATGAACAAGCGTCGTAGAACATCTTCAGTTGCAAGTCGAGGCACAGAAGACGATGGTGATGATATACCACCTGAACcaacaaaaagaagaaaaaaattagATCCT AGTGACTTGTGCCAACAATTATACGATGTGCTACGTAATCAAAAAagggaggatggaacattgttgTGTGATGCATTTATACGTGTGCCTAAACGCAGACAAGAACCTGGTTATTATGAAGTTGTAACAAATCCTATAGACCTATTAAAGGTTCAACAAAAACTAAAAACTGATGAATATAGAGATATGGATGATTTAGCAGCTGATATTCAACTTATGGTTAATAATGCTAAAGCTTTTTATATG CGTACTTCTCCTGAGTATAAAGATGCCACTGAGCTTTGGGAATTATGTGTAAATACAAAAAACCGTATTATGGAAGAATATGAAGACCCAGAGCCTAAAGGAAAGCTTATATTAAAAGTAGGACGACTG GCTCGAAAAGCTACAACGAAACAAGATGATGCAGAAGACACATCTGAAAGTTCTACAAATCCTGATGAGGAGACAATGCAACTTTTTGAAGATCTGTTTGCAGCAGTTATGACAGCAACAGATCCAGCTGATAATAATAGGCCTTTACATACAATGTTCCAACTCAAGCCATCCAAAAAA tTGTATCCAGAGTATTATGATGTAATTGAGACACCAGTAGATTTGAAAACGGTTGCTAGAAAAATTCAAGAAGGAGTTTATAGCTGCGTCGCCGACATGGAGAAAGATTTAATGTTAATGTGTCGTAATGCTTGTCAGTTTAACGAGCCTGGATCTCAGATTTACAAAGATGCTAAACTTTTGAAAAAGATTATCACTGCAGCAGCAAGAAAACAGGATAGTGGATTAAGTAGCAGTATTCCAAAGATTGCAACAACGGCGCCATCAACACGAAGTAAAAGAGGAAGTCGTACTATGGCACAATCTTTAATTGCACAAACTGCTTCGTTACCGGATGAAGATGAAGAAAGTGACGACGAAGATGAAGAGCCTGCAGAAACTGAAGAAGCTGACAATCCACAATGGCAGCTATTTCAAACTATACGGACAGCGCCTAATAATCAAG GAGTTAGAATGAGTGAATATTTCTGGAAACTACCACCGAAGAGATTATATCCTGACTATTATAAAATGATTAAGAATCCTATTTCTTTATTACAAATACGTACAAAAATAAAG AAAGGTCAATATGGGACTGTTAGTGAAGTAGCTGGTGACATGAATATCATGtttgaaaatgcaaaaaaatataatattcatacCTCTAGATTATACAAG TGTGCTGTAAAGTTACAAAAAATTATGCAAGAAAAAGTGCAAGAGCTTTTGGAATTTGATCAG GACTCAGACTCGGATAGCGAATTTGAAAATAGTTCGCATCAACCTAAACTAATTAAGCGTGCTTCGAATCTGTTAACTCGTGgaaaatataaagataacatacCATTGAAGAAAAGATTGTATGCGTTAGTTAAGTGTGTCATGGAATACGTT TGCGAAGACGGTCGACAACCGATGTTAATGTTCATGGAAAAGCCTTCTAAAAAATTGTATCCAGATTATTATCAAGTCATAGCAGAACCCATTGATATGTTAGCTATTGAAGCTAATATAAAAGCAGAGAAATATCAAAGTGAAAATGAGTTAATACAAGATTTTAAG TTAATGTTTAACAATTGTCGTCAGTACAATGAAGAAGGTTCTTTAATATATGAAGATGCAAATACTTTGGAAAAGGTTTTAATGGATAAAGTAAAAGAATTAGGTCCTTTACCAGAAACACCTAAGCCAACAAAATCAAGTGCATCGACGCCGACTAGGAATGTTGG GAGACCTAAAAAAGTTGTACCGCTTCACctacaaaaattaaaaactatGTATGATACCATAAAAGACTATCACGATGCAAAAGGAAGACAGTTATctttaatttttatgaaattgccAAATAAAAACGAGTACCCTGATTATTACGAAGTCATTAAACAGCCAATGAACATGGAAAAAATAGCTTCCACATTAAAAAACAATGGATACGACAATTTAGACGAACTTGTGTCGGATTTTATATTAATGTTTGATAATGCTTGCAAATACAATGAACCTGATTCACAAATATACAAG GATGCTTTGATTTTACAACGATTAGTTCTTCAAACTAAATTACAATTAAGTGAAGATGATGAAAGTGTCCCTGATGTATCTGCTGCAATCCAGGAAATATTGGCAACTATTTTTACTGCTCTTTACAATCATCAAGATGAAGAAGGAAGATGTTACTCAGATTCTATGGCAGAATTACCAGAACATGATATTGTTGATGGAAAAAA AGTCAGAGGATTATCATTAGATTTAATTAAAAGGAGATTAGATCGTGGAGTTTATAAACGTCTAGATCGGTTTCAAGAAGATGTGTTCACCTGCTTAGAAAGAGCTAGAAGACTGTCACGAACAGACTCACAACCTTTTGAAGATAGTGTAGAACTCCAAGCATTTTTTTTACGTACTCGTGATGAAGTAACTCGTGGTGGAGATTTATTGCATTCACCAGCACTTAACTATACTCTTCTCGATCTTTCTGCTCAAGTCGCAGAGCTGAAACGTGTTAAACAACAACAAGAATTAACATTGCCTAATGAAGAAGAAAGTTGTGATGGAAATGATACAAAA GATTCTGAAACAAATGCTAATACGGAAGGAAGTAATAGCGATAATGGTGGTTCAATGAGTTTTAATCAAGAAGTATATAGAGCCGGTGATTTTGCGTATATAGAACCTACAGAACGAGGCATGGAATATAGTGTTGTCCTTATAGAACGTTTGTGGACAAATGCAGAAGGCCAACAAATGTTATATGGCAATTTATTTTACAGACCAAGTGAAACTTATCATGTAGCATCTAGGAAATTTCTTGACAAGGAACTATTCAAAAGTGATGCTCATGTAGCTGTACCTTTGTCCAAAGTAGCTGGCAGGTGTTGTGTTTTAAGTGTTAAGGATTATTTTAGAATGCAACCAGAAGGTTTCTTAGAAAAGGATGTATATGTATGTGAATCTAGATATTCTACAAAAGCAAGAGCATTTAAAAAGATCAAAGTCTGGAATTTTGATCCAGATCATTTAAAACTAGTTTCAAGAGATAAGCCTTTAGAACCAAAGAGGGTAATATCAGTTTATAAGGAAAGATTAGAAAAACACAAAGAAGAAATCGCAGAGTTAGAAGAAGGTGAAAAACCGACAGAAAAAGAAAGACCT AATGTGATAGTATATAATCCAGATGACACAGAGAATACCTATTACGAGCAATACAATACATGTGCGGGTTCTGTAAAAACCGGAGATTTCGTTTATGTAGCGACAGATGGAGGTAGACAACAAATTGCACAAATTGATGCTATATGGTCCACCAAAGA TGGAAAGTGCTACTTCAAAGGCCCATGGTTATTAATGCCTGCAGAAGTGCCACATACTCctacaaaattattttataaacaaGAACTTTTCTTATCTACTGTTGATGGTACTCACCCTATTGTAGCTATTGTTGGAAAGTGTTCTGTTCTTGATTATGGAGAATATATATGCA GTCGACCTACAGAAATCCCAGAAGATGATATATATATTTGCGAGTCGTTGTACGACGAAAGCAAGAATCTTATGAAAAAACTTGGGCAGGAGGGTTTAAAAAAATTCAGTCACAGTACGGCAGTAACTGAAGATGAAATTTACTTCTTCCGAAGACCTATCAATCCTGCTAAG GTTCCGGGCGATGTGGCTCAGACGCAAAATCAAGTCAAGTCTGTTACTCCTAGTTCAACTCAATTtgaaatg GAAGCATCACCATTGTTACCGAAGCTGGAACCCGATGTGCTAGGCATGGGAGTAGGATTAGGAGTGGGAGTAGGAGTAGGAGTTGGGGAGGACAGCATGGACGCTGGTGGTCCACCGTCCGTTGGATCCGCAGAAGCTCAACCGgtgctctccaatactcaaactcctgTGTCGACTAAGAAG AAAACGGCCGGTAAGAAATTAGTTACGGGCTATATTTTGTATTCAAGTAAAATGCGAACGCAGATTACGCAAAACAATCCCGAATCGTCCTTTGGGGAAATTAGCAGAATTGTTGGCAACgag TGGAGGAAATTGCCAGCGGGTGAAAAACAGGCATGGGAAGAAAGAGCAATTAAAATGAACGAAGACGGAGGCCAACTTAAAGGAACATCCGTTTCAGTGGGTACTAATTCTGTGCAAGATGTAGTATACGAATGCTGTTGGGATAATTGTGATTGGCAATTTGAAGATATGACTGATTGCATCGATCATTGTATCGCCGAACAGAATGGACACGTACAATCGTCTTTCGCTAACGCTTCTAATG ATGTGGAGTTTCAATGCCAGTGGCGTGGTTGTGGTCGTACGAAAAAATCTGTACCTCCGTTTCCTAGTGTACAAAGGCTCGCAAGGCACGTGAAGGAAGTACATATCCTTAAATCAAATGGACGTATAATACCTCCTTCGGAAAGAAGCAA AAATTACATGGCATCGAAAGGCCCAACGATATTACCGCCAATGGAGACAG AAACATCGGCAGCTGCGACGCAGACAAGTAATGTTCCTGCTACCAAACAACCAGAACCAATGTTTGTTGCTGTTCCTCCAAGACCAAGTCGTGTATTACATTCAGACGCATATTTACG GTATATTGAGGCATTAAATGTAGAAAATCGGTACATATCAAATTGGGATAAACAAATGAATGCTAACTCTGATAATACACAAATTCCTGATGTAACAAAATTGCCTGCCGAGTGGTTAGGCAATGGTGTAGGCAACCATGGAAATGTGGTGAACGCCTTATGGACACTCAGGAACATGATGATGCGAGATGTGTTAGCCATCAATAAAACTTTATAG